Proteins from a single region of Harmonia axyridis chromosome 4, icHarAxyr1.1, whole genome shotgun sequence:
- the LOC123678941 gene encoding larval cuticle protein A2B-like, producing MLAKILLACAFVAYVQAGYIGNVGHGEATSYANAEAASYHAAPIAVAAAPVAVAAHSVAVEKSVDYHAYPKYEFNYGVGDGHTGDHKSQKEERDGDVVKGSYSLVEPDGTIRTVHYTADDHNGFNAIVTRSGHAIHPQQIKTVIAEPAIEHGSYDGHGYGH from the exons ATGCTTGCAAAG ATCCTTCTAGCATGTGCTTTCGTAGCTTATGTACAAGCTGGATACATAGGAAATGTTGGACATGGAGAAGCCACATCATACGCAAATGCTGAAGCAGCATCGTATCACGCTGCTCCTATTGCTGTAGCTGCTGCTCCAGTGGCTGTAGCTGCTCATTCCGTTGCTGTAGAAAAATCTGTAGACTACCAC GCTTACCCCAAATATGAATTCAACTACGGTGTAGGTGATGGACACACCGGTGACCACAAGTCCCAAAAAGAAGAACGTGATGGTGACGTAGTCAAGGGTTCTTACTCCTTAGTTGAACCTGACGGTACCATCAGAACAGTCCATTACACAGCCGATGACCACAACGGATTCAACGCTATTGTAACCAGATCTGGCCATGCTATCCACCCACAACAAATCAAAACAGTTATTGCTGAACCTGCTATTGAGCATGGAAGTTACGATGGACACGGCTATGGACATTAG
- the LOC123678952 gene encoding cuticle protein 19-like translates to MFAKIFAVSVLIAVAQAGYLHGGATSYAQISSTPEHGSGSYGGHAVDYHSHPKYEFNYGVQDPHTGDHKFQQETRDGDVVKGSYSLVEPDGTTRIVHYTADDHNGFNAVVEKQGHPIHY, encoded by the exons ATGTTCGCCAAG atCTTCGCAGTTTCAGTGTTGATAGCGGTTGCCCAAGCGGGTTACTTGCATGGAGGGGCCACCAGTTATGCCCAAATATCTTCAACTCCTGAGCATGGCTCTGGTTCTTATGGTGGCCATGCAGTTGACTATCAT AGCCACCCAAAATATGAATTCAACTACGGAGTGCAAGACCCTCATACCGGTGACCACAAATTTCAACAGGAAACTCGAGATGGAGACGTTGTGAAAGGTTCCTACTCCCTTGTAGAACCCGATGGTACCACCAGAATCGTACACTACACCGCTGACGATCACAATGGATTCAACGCTGTGGTAGAGAAACAAGGTCATCCCATCCATTATTAA
- the LOC123678950 gene encoding cuticle protein 7-like — protein MFAKVLAISAFVAFAQAGLLPVGHVVNEHAVDYYAHPKYEFNYGVKDGHTGDQKSQHEVRDGDVVKGTYSLVEPDGTLRTVHYTADDHNGFNAVVEKSGHAVHPQQVAHAVPVVHAAPVVHATPIVHAAPVVHAAPVYYHH, from the exons ATGTTCGCTAAG GTTCTTGCAATCTCTGCTTTCGTAGCTTTCGCTCAAGCTGGACTTTTGCCAGTTGGACACGTAGTAAACGAACACGCTGTAGATTACTAC GCTCACCCAAAATATGAATTTAACTACGGAGTTAAAGATGGACACACTGGTGACCAAAAATCCCAACATGAAGTCCGTGATGGTGATGTAGTCAAAGGAACCTACTCCCTTGTTGAACCCGATGGTACCTTGAGAACCGTCCACTACACCGCTGATGACCACAATGGTTTCAACGCTGTTGTAGAAAAATCTGGACACGCTGTACACCCACAACAAGTTGCCCATGCCGTCCCTGTTGTACACGCCGCCCCTGTAGTCCATGCTACCCCTATTGTACACGCTGCTCCAGTTGTACATGCTGCCCCAGTCTACTACCATCATTAA